AAAGCAATCCTGCTCACCCTGCCCCTGTCGCACGCCGAACTCATGCGCGCAGTCGTGGCGACTTGCCGTCAGAACCGGATCCGGGACGGCTACATTCGACTGGTGGTGACGCGCGGCGTCGGAGGCCTGGGGCTGAACCCGAACCGATGCAAGCGGCCCTCGGTGATTGTCATCGCGGACAAGATCCAGCTTTACCCCCAGGAATTTTATGAACGCGGGCTGGAAATAATTACCGTGGCGACGGTGCGCAATTTGCACAGCGCCTTGAACCCCGCGATCAAATCACTCAACTATCTCAACAACATTCTTGCGAAGATTGAAGCGAACAACGGCGGCTGCGAAGAGGCGATCATGTTGAACGCGGAAGGATTCGTTTCCGAATGCACTGGGGACAATATCTTTATCGTCAAGGGCGGCGAGTTGCTGACGCCGCCGCTCTCTGCCGGCGCTCTCTACGGCATCACTCGCGGCGTCGTCATTGAACTGGCGAGAGGCCTTGGCATATCCGTTGCTGAGATCAACCTGACGCGGTATGACTTATTCAACGCGGACGAATGTTTTTTGACCGGGACAGGAGCCGAGTTGATTCCAGTGGTGAAGATCGACGGGCGCGTCATCGGGACGGGAAAGCCCGGACGCCTCGCGAAAACGTTTGTGGAAAAGTACCGCAAGCTGACTCAGACATCCGGAGAACCGATTTACGGAGCTTGAACCAGCCAGGAGTCTCAAGACTTGAGCTCCGATTTCTTTGCGCGGCGGTTTTGTCCCGTGCATGGAAAAACGTGTCCGGCTTTGAGGCGATAAGACGGATGCCGGTGGGGGTCAAGGCGTCTTGACTTAAGACCTGCGGCAGCCGATATACGAACTGGATTTATGTTATGCGATATCTGCAAACAAAACGTTGCCACGGTCCATTTGACCCAGATGGTGGAAGGGAAAACGAAGAAAGTGGATTTGTGCGAAGCGTGTTCCAAAGACAAAGGGGTCGATGATCCCACGGGTTTCTCGCTGGCCGACCTGCTGCTCGGCCTGGGCGCGGCCCAGGAGATCGAACACGCCATGCCGGGCGGCGACGCCAAGTGCCCTCACTGCGGTTTCACTCAGGCCGATTTCAAGAAGTCCGGGCGACTGGGCTGCGCGGAATGCTACACGACGTTCGCCGAGGGTCTCGAAGGCTTGCTGAAAACGATGCACAAGGGAACCCGGCACGTCGGCAAAGCGCCACAAAGCTTCAAGCAAAACCAGGATTTGTCCGACAAACTGAAATCCCTCCAGGGCAAACTCGAAAAGGCAGTCGTGGAAGAGGATTTCGAGACGGCGGCGCGAGTCCGGGATGAGATCAATCAGATCAAGAACAAGATCGCCAGCTTAACCCCGGGATGAGCCATGAATATTAACGAATTTCTCGCCGCACCATCCGAGGCCAGCAAACGCAGCGGACCGCACGACCGGATCGTCTTGTCGAGCCGCGTCCGATTGGCGCGCAATCTAAAAGGCCTGGCGTTTCCCGGCTGGGCCAAGAAGCCGGAACGGGTCAAGTCCCTGGAAATCCTGCGCCCTGCGGTCGAGGGTCTGAGGCAAATGGCCGGCGCGTTTTCCGAATCCATGGACAACCTGACGGCGCTGGACAAACAAATCCTGGTCGAGCGGCATCTCATCAGCCGCGAACACGCCGCCAAGAGCGCCGGCAGCGGCCTGGTCTTGAACAAGGAAGAGTCCCTTTGCGTGATGATCAACGAAGAGGATCACCTCCGGATGCAATCGCTCCGTCCGGGCCTGCAAATCAAGGAAGCCTGGCAGGTGATCGATCAGGTGGATTCGACGCTCGAAAAGAAAGTCGAATACGCCTTCACGCCCGCGTTGGGCTACCTCACGGCGTGCCCGACGAATCTCGGAACCGGCATCCGCGTGAGCGCCATGCTGCATCTCCCGGCGCTGGTCATCAGCGAGCAGATCAACCAGATCATCCAGGCCGTGAACAAATTAGGCCTGGCCGTTCGCGGTCTTTACGGCGAAGGCACGGAGGCGCTGGGCAATGTGTTCCAGGTTTCCAACCAGATGACCCTTGGAGAAGCCGAGACGGAAATTGTCGAGCGCTTGAACAAAGTGCTGGCGCAGTTGATTGAGCACGAAGAGAACGCGCGCGCCATGCTGCTGGAGAGCAAACCTAAGGTCATTCTCAACCAGATCGGACGGGCTTACGGGATTCTCGCCAACGCCCACAGCATTTCCTCGAAGGAGACCATGAACCTGCTCTCGCTGCTGCGCCTGGGAGTGGATATCGGGTTGTTCCCGGGGACCGAGCGCGCGCTGGTGGACGAGCTATTTCTGATCACTCAGCCGGCGCATTTGCAGAAGCGCTACTCAGAAAAGCTCTCGGCAGAAGAGCGGGATTTGCTCCGAGCCGACATGCTCCGCGAGCGTCTGCGCCACGTGAGCCGGCCGCATCCGATGCCTGCGCAGTCTGACGGCTCAAAGCTGGACAAAGGTTCTGATTCGTAGCATCTTCTGCTTGACTGTATATGAGCGAAGAAGCCATGAGTAATTTCACCCCCCGTGCGCAGCAAGTCCTGGCCCTGGCGCGCAAGGAAGCGGATCGATTCAACCACAATTTCGTGGGCACAGAACATCTGTTGCTTGGCTTGATCAAGCTTGGCCAGGGCGTCGCGGTCAATGTCCTGCAAAAAATCGGACTCGACCTCGAAACCGTCCGCATGGAGGTGGAAAAACTCGTGGGAACGGGGCCGGACCAGAAGACGATGGGAAACATCCCCTACACGCCTCGCGTCAAGAAAGTGTTGTCTCTGGCCGCGAAGGAAGCCAAGGCTCTCAACCACACCTACGTGGGCACCGAACATATTCTGCTGGGTCTCCTGCGCGAGGGCGACGGCGTCGCTGCCCGGGTTCTCAAGAACATGGACGTCGATATCGAGCAGACGCGCCAGGAAATCTTGAAAGAACTGGATCCGAATTTCAACACAGCCGAAGAAAACGCTCCCAACGAACCGGCGGAGAAAGCTCCCGAAAAGAAGGGCGAAGTCAAGACGCCGGCCTTGAAGGCGTTTGGCCGGGATCTGACCGAGATCGCGCGCAAAGGCGAAATGGATCCGGTGATCGGGCGCAAGAACGAGATCGAACGCGTCATTCAGATTCTTTGCCGCCGAACCAAGAACAATCCGGTGCTGCTCGGTGAAGCGGGGGTCGGCAAGACCGCCATCGTCGAAGGCCTGGCCCAGGAAATCGCGCGCGGCAACGTTCCGGAGCTGCTGCGGGAAAAGCGGGTCATTACGCTGGACCTGGCCCTGATGGTGGCCGGCACCAAGTATCGCGGACAATTCGAGGAGCGAATCAAAGCCGTGATGGACGAGATTCGCCGCGCGAAGAACATCATTCTCTTCATCGACGAGCTTCACACGATCGTCGGCGCTGGCTCGGCCGAGGGCACGATGGACGCGTCCAACATCATCAAACCGGCCCTGAGCCGCGGCGAAATGCAGTGTATTGGCGCCACGACGCTCAACGAATACCGGAAATACATCGAGAAAGACGCCGCGCTCGAACGACGATTCCAAAGCGTCAAGGTGGAAGCGCCGTCGGTAGATGAAGCAGTGCTGATTCTCAAGGGCCTCCGTCAAAAATATGAGGATCACCACAAAGTCGATTTCACGAGCGACGCTCTGGAGGCGGCGGTCAAGCTCTCCGACCGTTACTTGACGGGCCGCTACCTTCCGGACAAGGCCATCGACGTCATGGACGAAGCCGGCGCGCGCGCGCGCATCGGCGCCATGACCCGGCCGCCGGACGTGAAGAACCTCGAAGGCGAGATTGAAGAAATCCGTTCTCGGAAGGAGCGCGCGATCAAAGAGCAGGACTTTGAAGGCGCCGCGGCGTTGCGCGATAAGGAACGCCAGGCCAAAGAAAAAATGGAAGGCATCTTGAATCAGTGGCGGACGACGCGTGAAGAAAAGCGCGTCAAGGTGGATCAGGATGACATTCTGCAAGTCGTGGCCAAATGGACCGGCATCCCGCTCAAGCGCATGGAGCAAGGCGAAGCGCAAAAGCTGCTGGCGATGGAAGCCGAGTTGAGCCGGACAGTGGTCGGCCAAACCGAAGCCGTCAGCGCGCTGTGCAAAGCTTTGCGCCGCTCGCGAGCCGATTTGAAAGATCCCAAGCGGCCCATCGGAACGTTTGCGCTGTTGGGCCCCACCGGCGTGGGCAAGACACTCCTGGCCAAGACGCTCGCCGAACAGATGTTTGGCGACGCCAAATCGCTCATTCAACTCGACATGAGCGAATACATGGAAAAGTTCACGGTGTCGCGCCTCGTTGGTTCGCCTCCCGGATACGTCGGCTACGAAGAGGGCGGGCAACTCACGGAACAGGTTCGCCGCCGGCCTTACTCGGTCGTGCTTTTTGATGAAATCGAAAAAGCGCACCCGGACGTGATGAACATGCTGCTCCAGATTCTGGAGGAAGGGAAACTCACGGACAACGTGGGACGCGTCGTGGACTTCCGCAACACCGTGGTGCTCCTGACCTCCAACGTCGGCACGGAAATCATTCGCAAAGGCGCCGCGATCGGCTTTACCAAGTTGTCCGACGAATCAAGCTACGAGAAGATGAAGGAGAAAATCCTGGATGA
Above is a genomic segment from Verrucomicrobiota bacterium containing:
- a CDS encoding ATP-dependent Clp protease ATP-binding subunit, giving the protein MSEEAMSNFTPRAQQVLALARKEADRFNHNFVGTEHLLLGLIKLGQGVAVNVLQKIGLDLETVRMEVEKLVGTGPDQKTMGNIPYTPRVKKVLSLAAKEAKALNHTYVGTEHILLGLLREGDGVAARVLKNMDVDIEQTRQEILKELDPNFNTAEENAPNEPAEKAPEKKGEVKTPALKAFGRDLTEIARKGEMDPVIGRKNEIERVIQILCRRTKNNPVLLGEAGVGKTAIVEGLAQEIARGNVPELLREKRVITLDLALMVAGTKYRGQFEERIKAVMDEIRRAKNIILFIDELHTIVGAGSAEGTMDASNIIKPALSRGEMQCIGATTLNEYRKYIEKDAALERRFQSVKVEAPSVDEAVLILKGLRQKYEDHHKVDFTSDALEAAVKLSDRYLTGRYLPDKAIDVMDEAGARARIGAMTRPPDVKNLEGEIEEIRSRKERAIKEQDFEGAAALRDKERQAKEKMEGILNQWRTTREEKRVKVDQDDILQVVAKWTGIPLKRMEQGEAQKLLAMEAELSRTVVGQTEAVSALCKALRRSRADLKDPKRPIGTFALLGPTGVGKTLLAKTLAEQMFGDAKSLIQLDMSEYMEKFTVSRLVGSPPGYVGYEEGGQLTEQVRRRPYSVVLFDEIEKAHPDVMNMLLQILEEGKLTDNVGRVVDFRNTVVLLTSNVGTEIIRKGAAIGFTKLSDESSYEKMKEKILDEAKKVFRPEFLNRLDDVIVFRALNKTDLIQILDLEIQKVIERLKGRKIELQLDEKAKDFLVEKGYDPTYGARPMRRAVERHLEDPLAEEILRGKLHENSPIQVTLEEDKLAFKQTAAAEGALSS
- a CDS encoding protein arginine kinase, whose product is MNINEFLAAPSEASKRSGPHDRIVLSSRVRLARNLKGLAFPGWAKKPERVKSLEILRPAVEGLRQMAGAFSESMDNLTALDKQILVERHLISREHAAKSAGSGLVLNKEESLCVMINEEDHLRMQSLRPGLQIKEAWQVIDQVDSTLEKKVEYAFTPALGYLTACPTNLGTGIRVSAMLHLPALVISEQINQIIQAVNKLGLAVRGLYGEGTEALGNVFQVSNQMTLGEAETEIVERLNKVLAQLIEHEENARAMLLESKPKVILNQIGRAYGILANAHSISSKETMNLLSLLRLGVDIGLFPGTERALVDELFLITQPAHLQKRYSEKLSAEERDLLRADMLRERLRHVSRPHPMPAQSDGSKLDKGSDS
- a CDS encoding excinuclease ABC subunit B, with the protein product MLCDICKQNVATVHLTQMVEGKTKKVDLCEACSKDKGVDDPTGFSLADLLLGLGAAQEIEHAMPGGDAKCPHCGFTQADFKKSGRLGCAECYTTFAEGLEGLLKTMHKGTRHVGKAPQSFKQNQDLSDKLKSLQGKLEKAVVEEDFETAARVRDEINQIKNKIASLTPG
- the ilvE gene encoding branched-chain-amino-acid transaminase, whose product is MKIYIDGKFYSEQNAKISVFDHGLLYGDGIFEGIRAYHGRVFKLKEHIDRLFCSAKAILLTLPLSHAELMRAVVATCRQNRIRDGYIRLVVTRGVGGLGLNPNRCKRPSVIVIADKIQLYPQEFYERGLEIITVATVRNLHSALNPAIKSLNYLNNILAKIEANNGGCEEAIMLNAEGFVSECTGDNIFIVKGGELLTPPLSAGALYGITRGVVIELARGLGISVAEINLTRYDLFNADECFLTGTGAELIPVVKIDGRVIGTGKPGRLAKTFVEKYRKLTQTSGEPIYGA